In one Hypomesus transpacificus isolate Combined female chromosome 18, fHypTra1, whole genome shotgun sequence genomic region, the following are encoded:
- the pfdn4 gene encoding prefoldin subunit 4 — protein MAATMKKTVGVEDVNVTFEDQQKINKFARNTNRMTELKDEIEAKKKSLQNLQDASDDIMMFDDDTLLVPYQIGDVFISHTQEETQEMLEAAKEGLEQEVKDLDGRVSAIQQVLADLKVQLYAKFGNNINLEADES, from the exons ATGGCAGCCACCATGAAGAAAACGGTT GGAGTTGAAGACGTCAATGTAACGTTTGAAGATCAACAGAAGATCAACAAGTTTGCACGGAACACAAATCGAATGACTGAACTGAAGGACGAAATAGAAGCTAAAAAG AAATCTCTTCAGAATTTGCAGGACGCCAGCGATGATATCATGATGTTTGATGATGACACATTGCTGGTCCCGTATCAAATTGGCGACGTTTTCATCAGTCACACCCAAGAGGAGACGCAAGAAATGCTAGAAGCTGCAAAG GAAGGGCTAGAGCAGGAAGTCAAAGACCTGGATGGGCGAGTATCAGCGATACAGCAGGTGTTAGCAGATCTGAAGGTTCAACTTTATGCCAAGTTTGGTAACAACATTAACCTGGAGGCAGATGAGAGCTAA